The DNA region GAACTTAATATACTTTAGCACGGGAGATTTTGTCGGTTTTTATTTTACAAATAAACACATCATTTATCGAAAAAATAATTTTCGAATCATTAAGGCTTACGTTTTCAATAAAGGCCGGCCAATTACCCAAAGAGATAATTTTATACTCGTTGCGTATTTTGACGTTTCTCTTTTAAGACAATAACGAACAACCAACAGACAAGAAAGGCCAGGGTTATATAGTATGCCCGATTTAAGTGCTTTTGAAAAAAGCGTTCATCTAAATCGTACTTATTGATCATGTACTGAGATAGCGGCCGCAGCTTTTTTGTGGTATCAATCGGGTGTACGCCACTATCGCTATATAGCTCTGGTTCCCCATCTACTTTTGCGTACCAGGCTCTTTTCAACTGCGTTTTACTAACGGGTTCAACCGCGGGTATTTTTCGTTGATTTTTCAATCGCTCTATATCCAATGGAACAATTGTCGCTCCGGCAATATAGGTATTGCATTTAACAGGCTCATAATGACTGCCAGTCCAATACATACACTTTTCATCTGGCAAAGGCATTCTGATCTGGTTTACTTTCGAATCCCAAAAATAAATGACGACACGTGCTACAATTAAAATGGCTATACATAAAATGATCACTATTTTTTTGGAGATGCCTACCGTAGTTTTAGGGGAGGGAATGGTAGTGGGCGCTGCTGGTTTGTCGCCTCCTTCTGCGGTTCGCGGTAGTGATGTATCACTTCTATCACTTTCTTTACGCTTTTCTGCCCCAGCAAATTCGCGAAGGGCATTGTAATATCTTGTACTCGGCCTAAGTTCAAAATCTATAAGCCAAGCCAAAAGTTCACTGTTTCTGATATTGGTTTTCCCTGTCTCTCCATTTAAATGGTTTAATAGCGGACGAAAGGCTCCAGGATCTGCATTCGAAATCGATCGAGAAAATTCTGTACCTATTTTATCAAGATCAAAAAAAGTGGCCAAGGCATCAACATCTTTCGGTTCTGGGCTCCTATTGTGAGTATTTAGACATTCCTGTTTTAAGTTGGCCGTTGTTGGATTTGATAAGGTTATAGAAAGCTGCCCACTATCTTTCTTCTTTTTATAGGCAGCCAATACAGCGTCTTGGTAATCTTCAAGCATCATTTTCGGATTTTAAGCGTAAAAATATAACGGAATTTTCGGAATTCTTACGGTTTTCCGGAATTGAAACGGAATTCGGAAAGAATTTCGAGAAGATACGGAATTATCTGAAAACAAGCATTTTGACGTCCTCATATTTGTATCAGAAATCAGCGCAAGTGCATTCTAGCTAAGCGCACTTATTAATAAACTGATTTTTAAAAGAGTTGAAATCGCGGTTGCCAATAGCCGGTTTGGGAAGCAGTTAAAAGCTCCCGCGATGGAAACTCAACACTTCCCAAAAATTTTCAGAAGGCCTTCTGAATACCAATGTAGTAATCCCCACGAATGGTTGTGGGGAACCTACCAAGTATTTGAATTTCTAAAATTTTTGAATCATGTTTATTCCATTATTTCTTGCTATTTTATTGGGCTTAGTGAGTCCAACAGACACCAATACTACAACCAATTGTAACACCAGCACCACGGTATCAACAAATGATACGGGTGGAGAAGATCCTGGCGACAATGGCGGTGACGATGGTGACAATGGTGACGATACAGGGGGCGATCAAGGACAAAATCCACCACCTAAAATCGATTAATATCAGGGCAGCTCAGGCTGCCCTTTTTTTGTTTTCGCATGTTATTTTTAAAACGTTTCGAAGCTAACGCCGAACCCGAGAAAACGAATTCTCAACTTATTTGCTATCTTGGAGAAAAACTATACTCCCGTGAAACGCTTCGCCCACTTATTTATAGGTATATTAATTTTATCTGCCTGTAGTAATCAACAATCTCCCACCGTAAAGCCTGTAGAAAATCCTTTCTACGACCGGGCATTTGAATACAGGGAAAAAGGAGAAGCCGATAGTGCCTTTCGCTATTTTAACAAGGCTAAAGATTACTTCATTCAGAATAAGGATACTTATGGTGCGGGGAAGTGTCTCGTAAATATGTCAATTATCTCAACCGACAAAGGCGATTATTTCGGTGGTCAGGAATTAGCGGTAAGTGCATTGAAATATTTGAATGAACGAGATCAAAAGCAATATCCTTACCTACATCCCAACTATAATAATTTAGGCATCGCTACGCATCAACTTGGCGATTATATTCGGGCATTAAGCTTCTTCGATTCTGCCATCCGGTTTGCAAAAGATTCTTTAGATATTCGGCTATACCTCAACAACAAAGCTCGAACGTATCAGCAAATCAAAAAATATACGGAGGCGTTAAAAATATACAATCATATTTTAGCTGGCGAAAGCAAAAATCGAAAGGAATATGCGAGGGCGCTTTCGAACATTGCAAAAACCAAATGGCTGCAGGACTCAAACTATAATGCAGCTCCTACCCTGCTGAAGTCGCTCAACATCCGTATAAGCGAAAATGACTTGTTAGGACTTAACTCTAGCTATGCACACCTTGCAGATTACTATTCTAAAACCCAAAAAGATTCGGCCCTAATCTACGCTGAAAAAAGGTTTGTGATTGCAAAACAATTGAACAGTGCGACCGATCAACTCGAGGCACTGGAAATATTGATCAAATTAAATCCCAAGGAAAGAACGAAAGAATATTTTGAGCGGTATAAAAAGCTCGATGATAGTGTACAACTCGCCCATAGTTCTGCTAGAAATCAGTTTGCTTTAATTCGCTTCGAAACAGAGCAACATAAAGCCAATAACCTTGTCCTTCAAAAAGATAACGA from Pedobacter endophyticus includes:
- a CDS encoding tetratricopeptide repeat-containing sensor histidine kinase, with protein sequence MKRFAHLFIGILILSACSNQQSPTVKPVENPFYDRAFEYREKGEADSAFRYFNKAKDYFIQNKDTYGAGKCLVNMSIISTDKGDYFGGQELAVSALKYLNERDQKQYPYLHPNYNNLGIATHQLGDYIRALSFFDSAIRFAKDSLDIRLYLNNKARTYQQIKKYTEALKIYNHILAGESKNRKEYARALSNIAKTKWLQDSNYNAAPTLLKSLNIRISENDLLGLNSSYAHLADYYSKTQKDSALIYAEKRFVIAKQLNSATDQLEALEILIKLNPKERTKEYFERYKKLDDSVQLAHSSARNQFALIRFETEQHKANNLVLQKDNEAKKYQLIILISISLFILFFGMFWYKKRKQKMALEAQNAIRKSQLKTSRKIHDVVANGLYRIMNEMENQEMDKNVVVDRIEDLYKKSRDISHEEPISDTQAFHIRIASLLKSFATEDIHIAIAGNSAKLWQSVSPTVFYEVEHVIQELMVNMKKHSKADKVGFRFDRSQNQIHIYYTDNGIGMPSDTKFTNGLRNAGNRISSIDGIINFDTMRENGLRIQISFPVTN